The nucleotide window CTGAAGCCTTTCCCGTCGATGCCTTTGTCTCTTGCGATCCTTGCTGCTGCACGGACAAGATGGCCGATCAGGGCGCTGTCTTCCTCAGAGACCTCAAGGGTAGTTGAAATATGTTTCTTCGGAATGATCAGGGTGTGTACCGGTGCCTGGGGCGTAATGTCCTCAAAGGCAAGACAGAGATCATCTTCAAAGGTGATCTTTGCCG belongs to Nitrospirota bacterium and includes:
- a CDS encoding histidine triad nucleotide-binding protein is translated as MSDCVFCKIAEKKIPAKITFEDDLCLAFEDITPQAPVHTLIIPKKHISTTLEVSEEDSALIGHLVRAAARIARDKGIDGKGFRLVMNTNADGGQTVFHIHLHLLGGRPMHWPPG